The following coding sequences are from one Sphaeramia orbicularis chromosome 11, fSphaOr1.1, whole genome shotgun sequence window:
- the LOC115428602 gene encoding uncharacterized protein LOC115428602 isoform X3 yields MSTDPEAGPQPHPDVRRSPEIQEESEDPGEVCERAQLKGGRVVIGRPVVRRSRCCSVPALIQHLLIVLLVLILGGLYARYIFATVERQNLLLEIQQLQITRNELNNTVTELNTKNNQVNITITERDTTIESLKRPQPTAEPTHSQHRSQHRSQSQSQRWSQHRSQSQSQRWSQHWSQHWSQRWSQRWSQRWSQHWSQRWSRT; encoded by the exons ATGTCCACTGATCCTGAGGCCGGACCACAACCCCATCCAGATGTGAGACGGAGCCCAGAAATCCAAGAGGAAAGTGAAGATCCAGGTGAAGTGTGTGAGAGAGCACAACTGAAGG GAGGGCGTGTTGTGATTGGTCGTCCAGTCGTCAGGAGAAGCCGGTGCTGCAGCGTTCCTGCACTGATTCAACATCTGCTGattgttctgttggttctgatTCTGGGTGGACTCTACGCACGAT ATATTTTTGCCACTGTGGAAAGACAAAACCTGCTGCTGGAAATACAGCAGCTCCAGATCACCAGAAATGAAC TGAACAACACCGTTACTGAGCTAAACACAAAGAATAATCAAGTCAACATCACTATTACAGAGAGGGACACAACTATTGAGAGTCTGAAACGGCCACAGCCAACGGCGGAGCCAACGCACAGCCAACACCGGAGCCAACACCGGAGCCAAAGCCAGAGCCAACGCTGGAGCCAACACCGGAGCCAAAGCCAGAGCCAACGCTGGAGCCAACACTGGAGCCAACACTGGAGCCAACGCTGGAGCCAACGCTGGAGCCAACGCTGGAGCCAACACTGGAGCCAACGCTGGAGCCGTACCTGA
- the LOC115428602 gene encoding probable serine/threonine-protein kinase DDB_G0280133 isoform X2 — protein sequence MSTDPEAGPQPHPDVRRSPEIQEESEDPGGRVVIGRPVVRRSRCCSVPALIQHLLIVLLVLILGGLYARYIFATVERQNLLLEIQQLQITRNELNNTRNDLNNTVNELNNTVTELNTKNNQVNITITERDTTIESLKRPQPTAEPTHSQHRSQHRSQSQSQRWSQHRSQSQSQRWSQHWSQHWSQRWSQRWSQRWSQHWSQRWSRT from the exons ATGTCCACTGATCCTGAGGCCGGACCACAACCCCATCCAGATGTGAGACGGAGCCCAGAAATCCAAGAGGAAAGTGAAGATCCAG GAGGGCGTGTTGTGATTGGTCGTCCAGTCGTCAGGAGAAGCCGGTGCTGCAGCGTTCCTGCACTGATTCAACATCTGCTGattgttctgttggttctgatTCTGGGTGGACTCTACGCACGAT ATATTTTTGCCACTGTGGAAAGACAAAACCTGCTGCTGGAAATACAGCAGCTCCAGATCACCAGAAATGAACTGAACAACACCAGAAATGACCTGAACAACACCGTGAATGAATTGAACAACACCGTTACTGAGCTAAACACAAAGAATAATCAAGTCAACATCACTATTACAGAGAGGGACACAACTATTGAGAGTCTGAAACGGCCACAGCCAACGGCGGAGCCAACGCACAGCCAACACCGGAGCCAACACCGGAGCCAAAGCCAGAGCCAACGCTGGAGCCAACACCGGAGCCAAAGCCAGAGCCAACGCTGGAGCCAACACTGGAGCCAACACTGGAGCCAACGCTGGAGCCAACGCTGGAGCCAACGCTGGAGCCAACACTGGAGCCAACGCTGGAGCCGTACCTGA
- the LOC115428602 gene encoding probable serine/threonine-protein kinase DDB_G0280133 isoform X1, producing the protein MSTDPEAGPQPHPDVRRSPEIQEESEDPGEVCERAQLKGGRVVIGRPVVRRSRCCSVPALIQHLLIVLLVLILGGLYARYIFATVERQNLLLEIQQLQITRNELNNTRNDLNNTVNELNNTVTELNTKNNQVNITITERDTTIESLKRPQPTAEPTHSQHRSQHRSQSQSQRWSQHRSQSQSQRWSQHWSQHWSQRWSQRWSQRWSQHWSQRWSRT; encoded by the exons ATGTCCACTGATCCTGAGGCCGGACCACAACCCCATCCAGATGTGAGACGGAGCCCAGAAATCCAAGAGGAAAGTGAAGATCCAGGTGAAGTGTGTGAGAGAGCACAACTGAAGG GAGGGCGTGTTGTGATTGGTCGTCCAGTCGTCAGGAGAAGCCGGTGCTGCAGCGTTCCTGCACTGATTCAACATCTGCTGattgttctgttggttctgatTCTGGGTGGACTCTACGCACGAT ATATTTTTGCCACTGTGGAAAGACAAAACCTGCTGCTGGAAATACAGCAGCTCCAGATCACCAGAAATGAACTGAACAACACCAGAAATGACCTGAACAACACCGTGAATGAATTGAACAACACCGTTACTGAGCTAAACACAAAGAATAATCAAGTCAACATCACTATTACAGAGAGGGACACAACTATTGAGAGTCTGAAACGGCCACAGCCAACGGCGGAGCCAACGCACAGCCAACACCGGAGCCAACACCGGAGCCAAAGCCAGAGCCAACGCTGGAGCCAACACCGGAGCCAAAGCCAGAGCCAACGCTGGAGCCAACACTGGAGCCAACACTGGAGCCAACGCTGGAGCCAACGCTGGAGCCAACGCTGGAGCCAACACTGGAGCCAACGCTGGAGCCGTACCTGA
- the LOC115428602 gene encoding uncharacterized protein LOC115428602 isoform X4, which translates to MSTDPEAGPQPHPDVRRSPEIQEESEDPGEVCERAQLKGGRVVIGRPVVRRSRCCSVPALIQHLLIVLLVLILGGLYARYIFATVERQNLLLEIQQLQITRNELNNTRNDLNNTVNELNNTVTELNTKNNQVNITITERDTTIESLKRPQPTPTLEPTLEPTLEPTLEPTLEPYLNPYPEDPESIHFIDRGFE; encoded by the exons ATGTCCACTGATCCTGAGGCCGGACCACAACCCCATCCAGATGTGAGACGGAGCCCAGAAATCCAAGAGGAAAGTGAAGATCCAGGTGAAGTGTGTGAGAGAGCACAACTGAAGG GAGGGCGTGTTGTGATTGGTCGTCCAGTCGTCAGGAGAAGCCGGTGCTGCAGCGTTCCTGCACTGATTCAACATCTGCTGattgttctgttggttctgatTCTGGGTGGACTCTACGCACGAT ATATTTTTGCCACTGTGGAAAGACAAAACCTGCTGCTGGAAATACAGCAGCTCCAGATCACCAGAAATGAACTGAACAACACCAGAAATGACCTGAACAACACCGTGAATGAATTGAACAACACCGTTACTGAGCTAAACACAAAGAATAATCAAGTCAACATCACTATTACAGAGAGGGACACAACTATTGAGAGTCTGAAACGGCCACAGCCAACG CCAACGCTGGAGCCAACGCTGGAGCCAACGCTGGAGCCAACACTGGAGCCAACGCTGGAGCCGTACCTGAACCCATACCCAGAGGACCCAGAGTCTATACACTTTATTGACCGCGGTTTTGAGTGA